A window of Mesoplasma chauliocola contains these coding sequences:
- the obgE gene encoding GTPase ObgE: protein MKFIDTAKFTIKAGNGGNGAVSFHTALFVPNGGPNGGDGGNGGSIIFEADGGKHSLLDLKLQKQLSAQDGFKGDIKNMHGAQGKDLIIRVPVGTLIIDNKTGNILADLDEDKKKILVAKGGKGGKGNARFANSRNKAPTIFEAGEPGQFFEVKAELKVLADVGFVGLPNAGKSTLLRAISNSKPEVADYAFTTLNPQLGVSRAKDGSTFIVADLPGLIEGASLGKGLGHQFLRHIERCRVICHVLDMSGNYGQEDVIKNYELIRSELVKYNYKLDERPEIIVANKMDTDEAQLNMMEEHNRNYFKDKKVVFVSGLLKDNVDELLLKIAKELETAKYIPLWEMEQDIYDGIKVYRLEEDQEDIQIINKGNGKWEVAGDTIYKIYQKFPITTDDNLLLFNEKLKKTGVYDMLRERGVDAGDIVKVFEYELEWMD, encoded by the coding sequence ATGAAATTTATTGATACAGCCAAATTTACTATTAAAGCTGGAAATGGTGGAAATGGAGCAGTTAGTTTCCATACTGCACTTTTTGTTCCTAATGGTGGACCAAACGGTGGAGATGGAGGAAATGGCGGAAGCATTATATTTGAAGCAGATGGTGGTAAACATTCTCTTTTAGATTTAAAACTTCAAAAACAATTATCTGCTCAAGATGGTTTTAAAGGTGACATTAAAAACATGCATGGTGCCCAAGGTAAAGACTTAATTATTCGAGTTCCTGTTGGAACTTTGATAATTGATAATAAAACAGGAAACATTTTAGCTGACTTAGATGAAGATAAAAAAAAGATATTAGTTGCAAAAGGCGGAAAAGGTGGAAAAGGAAATGCAAGATTTGCAAATTCAAGAAATAAAGCTCCAACTATTTTTGAAGCTGGTGAACCAGGGCAATTTTTTGAAGTAAAAGCTGAATTAAAAGTTTTAGCTGATGTTGGATTTGTAGGATTGCCAAATGCAGGTAAATCTACATTGCTTAGAGCTATATCAAACTCAAAACCTGAAGTCGCAGATTATGCTTTTACAACTTTAAATCCTCAACTTGGTGTTTCAAGAGCAAAAGATGGATCAACATTTATTGTTGCTGATTTACCTGGTTTAATTGAAGGGGCAAGTTTAGGAAAAGGTTTAGGTCATCAATTTTTAAGACATATTGAAAGATGTAGAGTAATTTGCCACGTTTTAGATATGAGCGGAAATTATGGACAAGAAGATGTAATTAAAAATTATGAATTAATAAGAAGCGAACTAGTTAAATATAATTATAAACTTGATGAAAGACCTGAAATAATCGTTGCTAATAAAATGGATACAGATGAAGCACAATTAAATATGATGGAAGAACACAATAGAAATTATTTCAAAGATAAAAAAGTTGTATTTGTTTCTGGACTATTGAAAGATAATGTTGATGAATTATTATTAAAAATAGCAAAAGAATTAGAAACTGCAAAATATATACCATTATGAGAAATGGAACAAGATATATATGATGGTATTAAAGTGTATCGTTTAGAAGAAGATCAAGAAGATATTCAAATCATAAACAAAGGAAATGGAAAGTGAGAGGTTGCAGGGGACACAATTTACAAAATTTATCAAAAGTTCCCAATTACAACTGATGACAACTTGTTGTTATTTAACGAAAAACTAAAGAAAACAGGAGTTTATGACATGCTAAGAGAGCGTGGTGTAGATGCTGGTGATATTGTTAAAGTATTTGAATATGAATTAGAATGAATGGATTAA